The Aedes albopictus strain Foshan chromosome 1, AalbF5, whole genome shotgun sequence genomic interval TTTGACGGACGGTCGtggggtgattgaaaggtggaagcagcacttatgAAAGACTAAGGGTAGTTTTCATTGATCCACTTTCAAATAAAGGCAGGCAAATAACATCTCCGACGATgttctttccgagatttccctATGATTcgttatcaatcaaaccaatgatGAATCCCCATATTATCTCGTCGAACCAAAATCCAATTCCAAAACTGAACACACACTTGTTGCATTCCAAATAGAGTCAAATCGTTCTCGTCATCATTGTCGACAACGGTACACGATTGTTCACACAGCTTTGGCTTCCGCAAACAACCACCAAAGTGCACCGTTGTTCTCCGCCACAAAGATCCTTTCGAATAAAGGGTACCTTTAGCCAGCACCAGCGTCCCATTTTGGAAAAGACGACACTCTGTGAAACACTGCAAGCGATAGTTTCTGTTTGGCAAACTGCACTACTCTGTCTCTCCCTCTCTCTATGCGTCGCACCGGGAAAACTTCGCCCCATCTGCACCACCATCATCTCTATAAGCAAGGATCCACCATCCATGGGGTAGAGAATGCAACAGGTTGTCCCCGTTTCCCGTTTGATGCGGATCCAGGATTTGAGTGCTGTGTTTGCTGTGCTTCCACTGAACTGCGCTGGTTGTGTTGCTCTCTTTCGTTGTTGTTTGTGAACTTTTAGGATTCGCAAGCTTTCGTCCCCCGTTCCTGCATCTCCGAGTGCCATTTGAATGCGGCAGTTTACTTGGTAAATCCAATTTCGAAAATGGAATCTCAAAAAGGATCAATTTGGTTTAACAGCAGCAGCAATTTGCACATATTTCAACGCAAATTGGATGAACGGGGGCGGTAGACTCGAAACCGAAACGACAACTTAAACTATCGTTTTCAACAATTTTGAAACAAATCCTCCTTCCACTACCACTACCAGTACTCTGATTCTAGAAGCGAATTCACCGCCACCGAGCACCACGAAAACCCCAACAAAGCGACACAATCTGGGTACCCGGCAAATGGCTCCAACCGACCGAACAGACGGAGAGATGCAACAAGTTTGTCTGCCTCAAATGTGGCTTAATAGTGTGGCTTCCGAAAAACTATCCTCTTTCTGCCATCGCTCGGTTCGGTGCCACAGTACAAAACTCCGGGTATCAAACAAGAGATATAACAACCGCACCTCGCTCCCTGACTCCTTCCGCGGGTTTCCCCCAAAATTCCTTTTCGGATGTAGGCTACACTCCACTCCTGACCAGAAACAAATGTCGGAACAAAGCTAAACGGAACCCACAGAGTTTTCAGCAATCGGATGGGGCGGAAGTCAATTGGGTCGGCAGAAGACGAGGGGAACCGCTTCCGGAGCTGTCTGTCAAGGACGGAGTCAATGAATTCCGAAAAGGGTCTCCAATTTGAATGGACGAGCGAGCTGCGAAAGCTGCTACTTCACAGCTACTGTTTCCAGTAGTGTTATCACCCGAATGTGGCAAGTCAGTTGGTGCGGTGAGGAAAGGACGAAGCTTTTTGGAAAGTTCATGTATTCATGAATCCTGACAACTGAAATGCCTCACTTTTCTACAACCGCGGTTCTGCCGCATGCCAATACGAAACTAGGCTTGTTACCCGTCGAAAAACCGGAATTTGGAGGAAAAAAACATACAAGCTACCACGGCTTCATGAAGTCTGGAAGCttttctctggaagcttggaagcttctccctggaagcttggaagcttctcgctggaagcttggaagcttctccctggaagcttggaagcttctcgctggaagcttggaagcttctccctggaagcttggaagcttctccctggaagcttggaagcttctccctggaagcttggaagcttctccctggaagcttggaagcttctccctggaagcttggaagcttctccctggaagcttggaagcttctccctggaagcttggaagcttctccctggaagcttggaagcttctccctggaagcttggaagcttctccctggaagcttggaagcttctccctggaagcttggaagcttctccctggaagcttggaagcttctccctggaagcttggaagcttctccctggaagcttggaagcttctccctggaagcttggaagcttctccctggaagcttggaagcttctccctggaagcttggaagcttctccctggaagcttggaagcttctccctggaagcttggaagcttctccctggaagcttggaagcttctccctggaagcttggaagcttctccctggaagcttggaagcttctccctggaagcttggaagcttctccctggaagcttggaagcttctccctggaagcttggaagcttctccctggaagcttggaagcttctccctggaagcttggaagcttctccctggaagcttggaagcttctccctggaagcttggaagcttctccctggaagcttggaagcttctccctggaagcttggaagcttctccctggaagcttggaagcttctccctggaagcttggaagcttctccctggaagcttggaagcttctccctggaagcttggaagcttctccctggaagcttggaagcttctccctggaagcttggaagcttctccctggaagcttggaagcttctccctggaagcttggaagcttctccctggaagcttggaagcttctccctggaagcttggaagcttctccctggaagcttggaagcttctccctggaagcttggaagcttctccctggaagcttggaagcttctccctggaagcttggaagcttctccctggaagcttggaagcttctccctggaagcttggaagcttctccctggaagcttggaagcttctccctggaagcttggaagcttctccctggaagcttggaagcttctccctggaagcttggaagcttctccctggaagcttggaagcttctccctggaagcttggaagcttctccctggaagcttggaagcttctccctggaagcttggaagcttctccctggaagcttggaagcttctccctggaagcttggaagcttctccctggaagcttggaagcttctccctggaagcttggaagcttctccctggaagcttggaagcttctccctggaagcttggaagcttctccctggaagcttggaagcttctccctggaagcttggaagcttctccctggaagcttggaagcttctccctggaagcttggaagcttctccctggaagcttggaagcttctccctggaagcttggaagcttctccctggaagcttggaagcttctccctggaagcttggaagcttctccctggaagcttggaagcttctccctggaagcttggaagcttctccctggaagcttggaagcttctccctggaagcttggaagcttctccctggaagcttggaagcttctccctggaagcttggaagcttctccctggaagcttggaagcttctccctggaagcttggaagcttctccctggaagcttggaagcttctccctggaagcttggaagcttctccctggaagcttggaagcttctccctggaagcttggaagcttctccctggaagcttggaagcttctccctggaagcttggaagcttctccctggaagcttggaagcttctccctggaagcttggaagcttctccctggaagcttggaagcttctccctggaagcttggaagcttctccctggaagcttggaagcttctccctggaagcttggaagcttctccctggaagcttggaagcttctccctggaagcttggaagcttctccctggaagcttggaagcttctccctggaagcttggaagcttctccctggaagcttggaagcttctccctggaagcttggaagcttctccctggaagcttggaagcttctccctggaagcttggaagcttctccctggaagcttggaagcttctccctggaagcttggaagcttctccctggaagcttggaagcttctccctggaagcttggaagcttctccctggaagcttggaagcttctccctggaagcttggaagcttctccctggaagcttggaagcttctccctggaagcttggaagcttctccctggaagcttggaagcttctccctggaagcttggaagcttctccctggaagcttggaagcttctccctggaagcttggaagcttctccctggaagcttggaagcttctccctggaagcttggaagcttctccctggaagcttggaagcttctccctggaagcttggaagcttctccctggaagcttggaagcttctccctggaagcttggaagcttctccctggaagcttggaagcttctccctggaagcttggaagcttctccctggaagcttggaagcttctccctggaagcttggaagcttctccctggaagcttggaagcttctccctggaagcttggaagcttctccctggaagcttggaagcttctccctggaagcttggaagcttctcgctggaagcttggaagcttctcgctggaagcttggaagcttctcgctggaagcttggaagcttctcgctgGAAGCTTTTAAGCTTCtcgctggaagcttggaagcttctctctggaagcgtggaagcttctccctggaagcgtGGAAGCTTATCTCTGGAAGCGTGTAAGCTTCTTTCTGGAAGcgtggaagcttctctctggaagcagcttggaagcttctcgctggaagcttggaagcttctcgctggaagcttggaagcttctcgctggaagcttggaagcttctcgctggaagcttggaagcttcgcgctggaagcttggaagcttctcgctggaagcttgaaagcttctcgctGGAAGCTTTTAAGCTTCtcgctggaagcttggaagcttctctctggaagcgtggaagcttctccctggaagcgtGGAAGCTtatctctggaagcttggaagcttctccctggaagcttggaagcttctccctggaagcttggaagcttctccctggaagcgtTGGAAGcgttggaagcttctccctggaagcttggaagctgacCATGGCAACAACCAAATTATCACACTTTTGCAAAATCTGCTAAAGGCCCACCACCAAAAGCCGACAAAAAGTCAGCTCTCCAGTTGCATTCTGGCAGCTTTCCAGCTGCAGTCCAGCTCTGGAGAGCCGTTCACCGCAGCGCCAAACCGAACGATGATGACTGTGATGATGATGCAACGCCATCACCCAGTAGTGTCCTACCCCCCCTCATATCAGCTGCAGCAGTTGGTTGGTCCTTCCGCGACCGAGGCGAATTTCATTGCTCTGGGATGCGCTCCACCACAGCCAGCCACACGTTGCGTTGCCTTGGTATCACTATTTCGAGCCGAAAAGTTCAAACTGCATtttgcatcatcatcatcgtcgctgTAATCTCGACAGCTTCGTTTCGTTGCGTTGGATAAGCTGAGAGCAGCCAGTTGGGCTGTAAACTGTTGCCGGCAAAAAAGTTGATCGTTTTGCTAGGATTTTAAGGGCGTCCTCGAAGCGGGCTCTTCAGTAGAACGGCGATGCAACGTTGCAAAGACGGATTGAGTTGAGCTGATGTGTCCAATTTTGGGCAGCTGTTTGtcggtttttttttgtggatGTGCGAGAGTTGCGAGGAATCCCATGAATGAAGAGTTGATAAACTGAGTTGTGTTGGTTTAATTTTACTTTTTTTCGGAAGCAAGTTTTTGGCTTTTGTGGTTTTTGGTAGAAACGAGCTTAAACGGTGGGGTGAGCTCGGGTCGGGTTGTTTGTGGAAATGTTTTCGCCCGTCTGTCAGTTTGTAAACTGGAAAAGGGGATTATGCTGTTGACTGATTTTGGCCTGACGCTGCTTCCTTGTTGGGAGTGTGATACATCTATTACATATGGTTGAGTTGTTGAGTGATGATAAGTGATGAGTTTTGGAGTTGGATAATGGTGTTTGCTTTCGAAAGTGTTAGGGTCGATTGAGGATTGAAGATAATTGACTAGAAATCTTCTTTTtctctattatatgtgcatccttGGTAcatatttgagctcgattggtcaatctttgacgaagttagaaccgttctcgtaaaacactatttttcaaacaatttagTTTTGatctgtcatatcttggaaaccagtgaaccgaattaaataaaattttgtaCGATAAACAgtgaaatttgagattttttgacgcACTCTAtaaaaaagttacagtatgttgaacttttttgtgagagaaaaaaagtagcctatcccaaacattttggccaccccctgtatatcgtCAGTCCGGCGCTTCAACTAACTAAGTCATAGACATAATAGatatagaaagtcaaactggattcgaattaCCCCCTGTTTtgtttctgtggcttagttggtgtAAGTGCAAGACTCGTGGTACGAAGTTGTGGGTTTAAATCCCATCAAAGGAactggtattttttcacaaaattatttCTCAACTTGTCAATAAAACGGACATTTGCCTTCAAACACCTCATGCTTAACGTCTCTTGGAGGATTCATGGACAATCAAACTCCTGAAAGATTACCATAAGAAACTCATAGAGTAACTCCAAAAAGCACAAAGAACTCCTGAAACTTTCCTAGCTCCTGAAGGGTTTaaagaagcaatttctgaagaaccaaCTCCTGGAGGAGGAACTCAAAGAAAGAAGTCTTGGAAAATTCCCACAATGAACTACCCCAAGTAAcatacttgtcacagaagagtcacggcagcgcaggacTTCCAGGATAAGTCCCAGTCGGGTTACTTGGGATTTCTTATGCCTCTGAAATCCTCAGTGCGCCATTCCAGAAAATTTGCTTaaaaaaactctttgaagaatatcagaaggaactcaTGATCGAATTTCATTAAGTTTTTTAAGAGGAATCTAGGGAGAACTTCTGGGGGTCTCTAGGaggagttttagaaaaaaaaaagatatggtAGAATTTTCGTTGGAACTCCCAGAATCTTCTAAAAGccccaggaaaaaaataaaaaggaacATCTGGTTgattcccagaagatactcctgaagcaattccaggagtcaATATCTCTTTTGGATGTTCAAACACAACGTTTCATTGAATTTTAAAAGATAATCAAGCGAGATAGTACAAgtttatcttgaggaattccagaaacattATTgagggaatccctaaaggaacctgTTACGGGAACAAGGGGTCATTTCCAATATCTAAAAGCAGCTCACAACTCAGGGTGTGAATCTGCTGAAACATTTATTTCAAATTAGATTAAGGTATACAATGTTTATATTTAACTTACAAAAATCGGTTTCGCAGTGATTAACTCCTTGTTCGGTCGTTTTTTAATTCATCATCTGTAgttttagattagattagaaactGTGAGTGGCACATTTGTAGTTTATGCACTCCTATTAGGATTTATTGTTAATGCGCTAATTTCACATAACGATTACGTTGCATCATCGTCTATACTTGTATGGCAGTATAACACACTCTCCAATCTCTTCAATCTGTCATATCATCTCATTTCACACCGTTCGACAACAATAGAACCCCATGTGAACTGATTCAGCTCCTTATATTACACACTTCGGTCAATTCTAGTGaagtaatttcttttggaatttcttcggctTTTCTTAAACGATCCTTTCGTATTTCATTAGGTTATTTTCTTGCAGCAGCAGCATCCAATTTACGTCCCCGTCGTGTCAACACACCAGCAGCAGCCGTTTATTCCCGTTTCTTCCGCCCAGCAGCATCAACAGTATGTACCCTTCCCACCCCACCAACCGCAACCGCAAGCCCCCCACACCGGTAATGAAGCTCTGCTCATTCAAATCGTGCAAATGATGCAGCAGCAGTTGTCGCAGCATAACGAGTTGATGGCCCAGCTCGTTCAGCGGCAAAATCATACCGACGACCAGCAGCAACAGCTCCTTCGTGGCATGACGTCACCTATCAACGTACAGGTACCACCCAACCCGGAACAAATCCTTGATTCCCTGGCGAGCAACATCAAGGAATTCCGGTACGAGGCCGAAAGCAACGTCACTTTCGCGGCGTGGTACTCGAGATACGACGATCTCTTCGAGAAGGATGCTGCTAGGCTCGACGACGAAGCGAAAGTACGCCTACTAATGCGTAAATTGGGCTTAGCGGAGCACGAAAGGTATGTTAGCTACATTTTACCAAAACTGCCGAAGGAATTCACCTTCGAGCAAACAGTGACCAAACTGAAGTGCCTTTTCGGTGCGAAAGAATCGGTAATCAGTCGACGATACCGATGCCTGCAAATTGCGAGAAATCCCTCTGAGGATCATGTGGCTTTCGCATGCAGGGTCAACAAAGCTTGCGTTGAATTCGAGCTAGGCAAGCTCAGCGAGGAGCAATTCAAGTGCTTGGTCTACGTGTGCGGCCTGAAGTCGGAGAATGACGTCGAGATTCGAACGCGCCTCCTCACCAAGATTGAGGACAACAACGACGTCACGCTAGAGCAACTCTCCGAGGAGTGTCAGCGGCTTTTCAACTTGAAGCATGACAGCGCGATGATCGAATCGCCGACTCCTTACGGCCAAGTCCAAGCAGTGCGCAAGTTTGGTGGGAAGCGGTTCAACAAGCGTGACCGAGAAGTGAAGCGTCCTTCCAGTGACACCGGGAAGAAGCCAAATACTCCGTGCTGGCTTTGTGGTGCGCTCCATTACGTCCGGGACTGCAGTTATAGGAATCACAAGTGCTCCGATTGTGGCCAATTCGGACATCGTGAGGGATACTGCGAGAGTGCCAAGCCCCGGAAACCAGGACACCGACGCTTCAGGAAACCCGACGTGTCGAGCAAGGTGGTCGTCGTCGACGTGTGCAGCGTGCAGCAGCGCCGCCGTTTCGTCTCCGTTGGCCTTTCAGGAACGGACATTCGGCTGCAACTCGACACCGCCTCCGACATCACCGTCATCAATCGAGAAACATGGCAGAAACTCGGCAGCCCGGCTCTAACGCCGGCCACAGTGAACGCGAGGACAGCCTCCGGCAACATCCTATCGCTCGATGGAGAATTCGAGTGCGACGTCACCATCGGAGAAAGCACGCGGCACGAAGTGATCCGCGTCACCGAGAAACAAATTCTTCTGCTCGGTTCCGATCTGGTGGACAGTTTCAACCTCTGGTCCGTTCCCATGGACACCTTCTGTTGCCACGTGTCAGGCTCTCCCACGTCTACCGCTGCACTCAAGTCGACCTTTCCCAAGGTTTTCAGCGACCAGCTCGGCTTGTGCAGTAAAACCAAAGTGAAGTTGGAGCTGAAAGAAAGCGTCCGACCCGTCTTCTGCCCGAAGCGTCCGGTGGCGTACGCCATGTACGATGCCGTCGACCAGGAGCTCGACCGACTGGAGAAACTCGACATCATCACTCCGGTCGACTATTCCGAGTGGGCAGCTCCCATCGTCGTAGTCCGCAAAGCCAACGGGTCGATCCGAATTTGCGGAGACTACTCCACGGGTTTGAACGCCGCTCTCCAACCAAACCAATACCCGCTTCCACTTCCGGACGACATCTTCGCCAAGGTTTCCGGCTGCACGGTCTTCAGCCAAATCGATTTGTCCGACGCCTTCTTACAAGTGGAAGTCGACGAACAGCACCGCAAGTTGCTCACGATCAACACGCACCGTGGCCTCTACTCCTACAACCGCCTCCCGCCGGGTGTGAAAGTTGCACCTGGTGCCTTCCAGCAGCTCATCGACACCATGCTAGCCGGCCTGGAGTGTACTTCCGGCTATCTCGATGACGTCATCATCGGCGGTAAAACAGAGGAAGAGCACGATCGCAACTTGCGGGCCGCCTTGAAGCGAATCCAAGAGTTCGGCTTCACCATTCGTGAGGACAAGTGCACGTTTCGGAAGCAGCAAGTGCAGTACGTCGGGCATGTCGTGGACAGTCGCGGGCTCCGTCCGGATCCAGCCAAAATCGAGGCGATCGTCAAGCTTCCGCCTCCCACCGACGTTTCCGGAGTACGGTCCTTCTTGGGGGCCATCAACTATTACGGCAAGTTCGTCCCCAACATGCGCAAGCTACGATACCCGCTCGACAATCTCCTCAAGGCAGACGCGAAGTTCAAGTGGACTCCGGAGTGCCAGCAAGCGTTCGAGCAGTTCAAGCGAATCCTCTCCTCGGATCTCCTCCTCACGCACTACGATCCGAAGCGGGAGATCATCGTTTCCGCCGACGCTTCTTCCGTTGGACTAGGGGCAACGATCAGCCACAAGTTCCCCGACGGCACCGTCAAGGTCGTCCAACACGCATCCCGAGCACTCACGAAAGCAGAGCAAGGCTACAGTCAGCCCGACCGTGAAGGTTTGGCCATCGTCTTCGCCGTTACGAAGTTTCATAAGATGCTCTTCGGCCGGCATTTCCGGCTCCAAACCGACCATCAGCCTCTGCTCCGGATCTTCGGGTCCAAGAAAGGTATACCAGTCTACACTGCCAACCGCCTTCAACGCTTCGCCCTCCATCTGCTGCTGTACGATTTCGACATCGAATACGTGCCCACCCACAAGTTCGGCAACGCGGACCTGCTTTCCCGGTTGATCAACCAGCACGTGAAGCCCGACGAGGACTACGTTATCGCTAGCGTCAACCTAGATGAAGATCTCAGGTCAGTTCTTTCTAGTTCCCGTAAAATGTTGCCTCTCCATTTCAGAGCCGTCGCGCAAAGCACCCAAGCAGACCCATTGCTCCGCCAAGTCTACCACTACGTCCAAAACGGTTGGCCCCAGTCAAAACTAGCCGGGCCCGATCTCCAACGGTTCCAATCCAGGCAGGAATCGCTCTCCGTGGTAGATGGGTGTCTCTTGTTTGCGGAACGGCTCGTCATCCCGTCGCTGCATCGTAAGCGCTGCTTGGAACAGTTCCATCGCGGCCATCCCGGAATGCAGCGAATGAAGGCCCTCGCTCGAAGCTACGCCTACTGGCCCAGCATGGACACCGACATCACCGACTTCGTCCGAGCATGCCAGCAGTGTGCGTCCGTAGCCAGATCGCCTCCTCACTCTCCACCGATGCCGTGGCCCAAACCGACCGCTCCGTGGCAACGCGTCCACGTCGACTACGCCGGTCCGATCGAAGGCGAGTACTACCTCCTCGCAGTCGACTCGTTCTCCAAATGGCCGGAGATCGTCCAGACAACCCGTATCACCTCAGCGGTGACAGTTTCCATTCTTCGTGGGTTGTTTGCTCGGCTGGGTATGCCCGCTACGTTGGTCAGCGACAACGGTACCCAATTCACCAGCGCTGAATTCGCCGAGTTCTGCACCTCCAACGGCATCGAACATCTCACGACGGCCCCGTTCCATCCGCAATCGAACGGTCAAGCGGAACGTTTCGTGGACACCTTCAAGCGGGCCGTGAAGAAAATCCGAGAGGGGAGAGGATCGATGCAAGAGGCACTGGATATTTTCCTCCTGACGTACCGAAGCACGCCCAACCGGGCTCTCCTAGACCAGAAGTCGCCATCCGAGGTCATGTTCGGGCGCAAAATCCGCACGTGCCTCGAACTTCTGCGTCCTCCGCCGGTACGGACACCGGTGCCCACATCGAACGACAGCAAGCAACCGAGATCCTTCCACCGAGACGACCCCGTTTACGCCAAACTCCACATTCGTAACGGTTGGAAGTGGTGTTGCGGTGTATTTGCGTACGGTGAAACTGCCCGTCTAACAACTGGCAACACGGCCGTCTCTTTGATTAATGCTAAGAGAGGACTGTATACGTAGATGCCGATAGGGCAAGGATTTGATTtagaaaagaaaacaaaacaaacgaaaTATAAATAGAAGCATTTGTTACTGGATTTTTTGAAACAATCATAGTTTTTAAGTTGTTCAGAGTATTGCTAATATCATTTAACTCTGATGTAAGTACTGCATTTATTGTGAAATTTGAGCATATATTGAACCCATTGAATTATTTAGATCAACGAATCTGGCTATACGATTCGTTTGTTGCGATAGTGGATTGTATATGAGGAAGGACAAGTAAATGTAAGTCATTGTAAATTTGTAACATAACCCATACCTAACAAAATTAAATTTCAGCTTTTAGCTTACTCATCCTCCAAAACCGAGTGTGCTTAAAGGAAGTCCGAAGAACTCTCCACTCGTAACAACAATCTAAAAGATTTACTTGATAGTAGATCGATCAAGATGCCAATGAGCACCCGAAGTGCGAAAGGTGCGACCGGTGGTACGTCCCGCTGCCAGGTATGCAACCATCCGGACACGGAGAGGATGGTTAGCTGTGGCCAATGCACGTCATTGTGGCATTTCCAATGCGTCGGAGTTGATGACGAAATCGTTGATCCGGATCGCACTCTCGTCTGTCCGAAGTGCCTGCAGCCATTGGTTAGTACTGCGGCGGGAAAGAAGACGACAAACACCGGTAAGTCGACGTCGAAACACAGTAGCGTGCCGTCGGAAAGGACCAGCTCCAGCGCCCGTGCTAGGAGGGCCCAGTTGCAGCTGGAGAAACTGGAAGCGCAGAAGGCTCTGGCTTTGAAGCGACTGGAATTGGAGAGCAAGAAGCTGGAACTGGAAGcagaagtcctggaggagtctTTCCGACTACGGGAAGAGATCGAGCGAGATGAGGTAAGCGATACCCGCAGTGTGTCCTCGCAGCAGAGCTCACGCAGCAAGGTGGAGCAATGGCAGCAGAAACAGAACGAGATGCTGAGTTCGACGATAGTGACCACAGCGGCTACCGTCACAGAAGCTGAGCTTCAGGAGGGAATCGCAACGACATCCAGAATAGGGGCTAGTCAGGGCGGCGAAACGCAGCCGGCTGGTAACATACTAGGCAGAGCGTTGGCAGGTATTTCCTTAGAAAGTTCAACTAGTGAGGGAACGTTAGGAGGTATGATCGGACGAACGTCAGAAACCGTACTGCAGAT includes:
- the LOC134285603 gene encoding uncharacterized protein K02A2.6-like; the encoded protein is MLTLHPPQTLLIVPHKIVYYPEEQARRLAATQPDQQACLPNFGDDDNDEGYGTDERTKPPKKLLSFRLVVLSVGLLLCVTVVVVVDVDSVVIFLQQQHPIYVPVVSTHQQQPFIPVSSAQQHQQYVPFPPHQPQPQAPHTGNEALLIQIVQMMQQQLSQHNELMAQLVQRQNHTDDQQQQLLRGMTSPINVQVPPNPEQILDSLASNIKEFRYEAESNVTFAAWYSRYDDLFEKDAARLDDEAKVRLLMRKLGLAEHERYVSYILPKLPKEFTFEQTVTKLKCLFGAKESVISRRYRCLQIARNPSEDHVAFACRVNKACVEFELGKLSEEQFKCLVYVCGLKSENDVEIRTRLLTKIEDNNDVTLEQLSEECQRLFNLKHDSAMIESPTPYGQVQAVRKFGGKRFNKRDREVKRPSSDTGKKPNTPCWLCGALHYVRDCSYRNHKCSDCGQFGHREGYCESAKPRKPGHRRFRKPDVSSKVVVVDVCSVQQRRRFVSVGLSGTDIRLQLDTASDITVINRETWQKLGSPALTPATVNARTASGNILSLDGEFECDVTIGESTRHEVIRVTEKQILLLGSDLVDSFNLWSVPMDTFCCHVSGSPTSTAALKSTFPKVFSDQLGLCSKTKVKLELKESVRPVFCPKRPVAYAMYDAVDQELDRLEKLDIITPVDYSEWAAPIVVVRKANGSIRICGDYSTGLNAALQPNQYPLPLPDDIFAKVSGCTVFSQIDLSDAFLQVEVDEQHRKLLTINTHRGLYSYNRLPPGVKVAPGAFQQLIDTMLAGLECTSGYLDDVIIGGKTEEEHDRNLRAALKRIQEFGFTIREDKCTFRKQQVQYVGHVVDSRGLRPDPAKIEAIVKLPPPTDVSGVRSFLGAINYYGKFVPNMRKLRYPLDNLLKADAKFKWTPECQQAFEQFKRILSSDLLLTHYDPKREIIVSADASSVGLGATISHKFPDGTVKVVQHASRALTKAEQGYSQPDREGLAIVFAVTKFHKMLFGRHFRLQTDHQPLLRIFGSKKGIPVYTANRLQRFALHLLLYDFDIEYVPTHKFGNADLLSRLINQHVKPDEDYVIASVNLDEDLRSVLSSSRKMLPLHFRAVAQSTQADPLLRQVYHYVQNGWPQSKLAGPDLQRFQSRQESLSVVDGCLLFAERLVIPSLHRKRCLEQFHRGHPGMQRMKALARSYAYWPSMDTDITDFVRACQQCASVARSPPHSPPMPWPKPTAPWQRVHVDYAGPIEGEYYLLAVDSFSKWPEIVQTTRITSAVTVSILRGLFARLGMPATLVSDNGTQFTSAEFAEFCTSNGIEHLTTAPFHPQSNGQAERFVDTFKRAVKKIREGRGSMQEALDIFLLTYRSTPNRALLDQKSPSEVMFGRKIRTCLELLRPPPVRTPVPTSNDSKQPRSFHRDDPVYAKLHIRNGWKWCCGVFAYGETARLTTGNTAVSLINAKRGLYT